Part of the Fundidesulfovibrio terrae genome is shown below.
TCCCGAGGGCGGCGCCAGGGTGGACATCGCCTTCGCCAAGCCCTAGATTGTCCGGGCCATGGCAACTCAAGTCCTCATCCTCGACGACGAACGCAACTACCTGCTCATCCTGGAAGCCCTGCTGTCGGACGCCGGGTACGCCGTAACCGCCCTGGACGACCCGGAGATGGGCATGGCCTATCTGGAGGAGTCCGAGGTGGACGTGGTCATCACGGACATGAAGATGCCCAAGATGACCGGCCAGGAAGTGCTCGAGCGGGTCAAGAAGTCTTATCCCCACATCCCGGTGATCATCATGACCGCCTTCGGCTCCATCGAGGGCGCGGTGGACGCCATGCGCGTGGGGGCTTTCGACTACGTCACCAAGCCCTTCTCCAACGAGGAGCTCATGCTCACCGTGGCCAAGGCCGCCCAGTTCGCCAAGACCCAGCGCGAGAACATCCTTCTGCGCAAAAGCCTGGAGGAGCGCTACGCCGTGCACCAGGTCATCGGGCGCTCCAAGGCCATGGGCCAGGTGCTGGAGATGGTGGACCGGGCCGCGCCGTCGCGCTCCACGGTGCTCATCATGGGCGAGTCCGGCACGGGCAAGGAGATGGTGGCCAAGGCCATCCACTACGCCTCGCCGCGCAAGGACCAGCCCTTCATCACGGTGAACTGCATGGCGCTCAGCTCCGGGGTGCTGGAGAGCGAGCTCTTCGGCCACGAGAAGGGCTCCTTCACCGGGGCCGTGGCCAAGCGCCGTGGCCGCTTCGAGATGGCCCATGGGGGCACGCTCTTTTTGGACGAGATCGGCGAGCTCTCGGCGGACATCCAGGTGAAGCTCCTGCGCGTCCTGCAGGAGCGCACCTTCGAGCGCGTGGGCGGCACCCAGCCCATCGAGGTGGACATCCGGGTGGTCACGGCCACCAACAAGGACTTGACCGCCGCCGTGGCCGCCGGAACCTTCCGGGAAGACCTCTACTACCGCCTGAACGTGGTGCGCATCGACATGCCCGCCCTGCGTGAAAGGCGCGAGGACATCCCGCTTCTGGCCGGGCACTTCCTGCGCAAGTACGCCGCCGAGAACTCCAAGAACGTCACTGGCTTCACCCCCGAGGCCATGGACGCCCTCACGGGCTACGAGTGGCCGGGCAACGTGCGCCAGCTCCAGAACGTGGTGGAGCGCTGCGTGGTGCTGGCTTCGGGCGAGCTCATCGGCGTGGAGGACCTGCCCGCCGAGGTGCGCGACGAGGAGACCCAGTACAAGTCCGCCGTGGACCTTTTGCCCGTGCAGATCAACCTGGGCGAGACGCTTGAGAAGATCGAGGCCGCCCTGGTGCGCCGCGCCCTGGCCCGCACCGACTTCGTGCAGGTGAAGGCCGCCGAGATGCTGGGCGTCTCCAAGAGCTTGCTGCAATACAAGCTCAAGAAGTACAACATTGCGGGACACTGACGAGCGCACCTCTGACGGCGTCGCCGAATACGTCTCGGCACTCAAGGCCTCCGAGCGCCTGAAAGACCGCATCTGCCACCACCGGGTGATCCCCGCCCGCGAC
Proteins encoded:
- a CDS encoding sigma-54-dependent transcriptional regulator, which gives rise to MATQVLILDDERNYLLILEALLSDAGYAVTALDDPEMGMAYLEESEVDVVITDMKMPKMTGQEVLERVKKSYPHIPVIIMTAFGSIEGAVDAMRVGAFDYVTKPFSNEELMLTVAKAAQFAKTQRENILLRKSLEERYAVHQVIGRSKAMGQVLEMVDRAAPSRSTVLIMGESGTGKEMVAKAIHYASPRKDQPFITVNCMALSSGVLESELFGHEKGSFTGAVAKRRGRFEMAHGGTLFLDEIGELSADIQVKLLRVLQERTFERVGGTQPIEVDIRVVTATNKDLTAAVAAGTFREDLYYRLNVVRIDMPALRERREDIPLLAGHFLRKYAAENSKNVTGFTPEAMDALTGYEWPGNVRQLQNVVERCVVLASGELIGVEDLPAEVRDEETQYKSAVDLLPVQINLGETLEKIEAALVRRALARTDFVQVKAAEMLGVSKSLLQYKLKKYNIAGH